A window of the Rhodospirillaceae bacterium genome harbors these coding sequences:
- a CDS encoding acetyl-CoA carboxylase carboxyltransferase subunit alpha, producing the protein MASYLDFEKPIAELEGKVEELRRLVDEGDVNIAEEVTKLQSKADRLLETTYAKLTAWQKSQVARHANRPHTLNYIDQLVEEFTPLAGDRTFAEDAAIIGGLGRFRGQSVMIMGNEKGNDTDSRVKHNFGMARPEGYRKAQRLMQMADKFGLPIITLVDTAGAYPGIDAEARGQAEAIARSIEVCLSVKVPLISVVIGEGGSGGAIALATANRVLMLEHAIYSVISPEGCASILWRDGEQAKDAAEALKLTAQDMDELGIIDEIIAEPMGGAHRGTEKTISSVGDAIEKHLKELTKLDRGVLKTRRKEKFLEMGEKELG; encoded by the coding sequence ATGGCCAGTTATTTAGATTTTGAGAAACCCATAGCCGAGCTTGAGGGTAAGGTTGAAGAGCTTCGTCGCCTGGTTGACGAGGGCGATGTCAACATTGCTGAGGAAGTGACTAAGCTTCAGAGCAAAGCCGACCGCTTGCTTGAGACGACCTATGCCAAGCTAACCGCGTGGCAGAAGTCTCAGGTTGCGCGTCATGCGAACCGGCCGCATACGCTGAATTACATTGATCAGTTGGTCGAAGAGTTTACGCCGCTGGCCGGTGACCGGACATTTGCCGAAGATGCGGCCATTATTGGTGGGCTCGGACGGTTCAGAGGCCAATCAGTCATGATCATGGGCAATGAAAAAGGTAACGATACCGACTCCCGGGTTAAACATAATTTTGGCATGGCGCGACCGGAAGGTTACCGCAAAGCCCAACGCCTGATGCAGATGGCCGATAAGTTTGGCTTGCCGATCATCACGCTAGTGGATACGGCGGGGGCTTATCCCGGCATAGATGCGGAAGCGCGTGGTCAGGCAGAGGCGATTGCGCGCAGTATTGAAGTCTGCCTGTCCGTCAAGGTGCCGCTGATTAGCGTTGTCATTGGTGAGGGCGGATCCGGCGGGGCGATTGCCTTGGCGACGGCGAACCGGGTTTTGATGCTAGAGCACGCGATTTATTCGGTGATTTCGCCGGAAGGCTGTGCGTCTATTCTCTGGCGCGACGGTGAACAGGCGAAGGATGCGGCGGAAGCCCTAAAACTGACGGCGCAAGACATGGACGAACTCGGTATCATTGACGAGATCATCGCCGAACCCATGGGCGGCGCCCACCGCGGGACTGAAAAAACCATCTCAAGCGTTGGTGACGCCATTGAAAAGCATCTCAAGGAACTGACAAAACTCGACCGCGGCGTGCTCAAAACCCGCCGTAAGGAAAAGTTCCTGGAAATGGGCGAGAAGGAATTGGGGTAG
- a CDS encoding D-glycerate dehydrogenase, with protein MSDKPTILVTRKLPQNVEARLAQDFEVRFNADDTLYTQEQVIELAQGCDGIIACHSEHFDRAQFERLPDSVKILAAYSVGIDWIDLDAAKDNNVVVTNTPDVLNDATAEVAILCMLGAARRASEGERMVRAAEWDWWSPAFMVGTQVTGKTLGVVGMGRVGRIVAKRAKYGFDMNIRYSNRSQLSPELEDGAIFHETVEDMLPHCDFLSLNCPATPDTIDLMNAERLALLPDGAILVNTSRGAVVDEDALIDALNSGKLAAAGLDVYKGEPGVNPKIAELTNTFLMPHIGSSTFETRDAMGFLALDNLDAFFRGKEPPTRVA; from the coding sequence ATGTCCGACAAGCCCACCATTCTCGTCACCCGTAAACTCCCCCAAAACGTCGAAGCGCGTTTGGCACAGGATTTTGAGGTTCGGTTTAATGCGGATGATACGCTTTATACTCAGGAGCAGGTAATTGAGCTCGCCCAAGGCTGTGATGGGATTATTGCTTGTCATTCTGAGCACTTTGATCGGGCGCAGTTTGAGAGGCTGCCTGACTCAGTAAAAATTCTGGCTGCGTATTCTGTTGGCATTGATTGGATCGATCTTGACGCGGCCAAAGACAACAATGTCGTCGTCACCAACACACCTGATGTATTGAACGATGCGACGGCGGAGGTCGCGATCCTTTGCATGCTGGGGGCAGCTCGGCGGGCGAGCGAAGGCGAACGCATGGTGCGCGCGGCGGAATGGGACTGGTGGAGCCCAGCCTTCATGGTCGGCACGCAAGTGACCGGCAAGACCCTGGGCGTCGTCGGCATGGGCCGGGTTGGACGGATTGTCGCCAAACGCGCCAAATATGGTTTCGATATGAACATTCGCTATTCGAACAGGAGCCAGCTTTCCCCTGAGTTGGAAGACGGCGCGATCTTTCATGAGACCGTCGAGGACATGCTGCCCCACTGCGATTTCTTGTCGCTGAATTGCCCCGCCACACCCGACACGATTGACCTGATGAATGCGGAGCGATTGGCGCTGCTGCCCGACGGCGCGATCCTGGTCAACACATCGCGGGGGGCGGTCGTCGATGAAGATGCGCTGATTGATGCGCTAAATTCGGGCAAGCTCGCTGCTGCAGGGTTGGACGTCTACAAAGGCGAACCTGGGGTCAATCCGAAAATCGCTGAACTCACCAATACCTTCTTGATGCCGCACATCGGCAGTTCAACGTTCGAGACTCGCGATGCGATGGGTTTTCTGGCTTTGGATAACCTGGATGCCTTCTTTAGAGGCAAAGAACCGCCAACTCGGGTCGCCTGA
- a CDS encoding TRAP transporter substrate-binding protein, with product MTAKKSPISRRKLLKGGAVAAGVVATTTLAAPNLALAKPKVLKVQAAWGGGIFLENAKSYVDRVHAMAGKDLRIDLLSVNSVVKTSQMQDAVHRGVLDGAHYVPAYWYSKSKAASLFGTGPCFGWSAQELLGWIHYGGGMELFNELMGGLGLNLVSFFNSPMPAQPMGWFKEEIKDASQLKGLKYRTVGLAADVLAVMGMSVVQLPGGEIQPAMKSGLIDAAEFNNPTSDKDFGMQDVSKHYHLASFHQSQEAFEITFNKKMYNRLPKEHQSILKYASEAENSNFYWHNTLRYADDLVSLKEKSGVNVYRTPDSVMSAQLKAWDVVVDRISKEDPFFAKVVKSQKDYAKKVMNYLLLNQPDYGLAYKHHFG from the coding sequence ATGACAGCAAAGAAATCACCAATCTCACGTCGTAAGTTGCTCAAGGGCGGTGCTGTTGCCGCCGGTGTCGTAGCAACAACAACATTAGCGGCTCCTAACCTTGCTTTAGCTAAGCCTAAGGTTCTTAAAGTTCAGGCTGCTTGGGGCGGCGGTATTTTCTTGGAAAATGCCAAAAGCTACGTCGACCGCGTTCACGCGATGGCCGGTAAAGATCTACGGATCGATCTGTTGTCCGTTAACTCAGTCGTTAAAACCAGCCAAATGCAAGATGCCGTTCACCGCGGTGTTTTGGATGGTGCACACTACGTGCCTGCTTATTGGTATTCAAAATCAAAAGCGGCTTCCTTGTTCGGTACCGGCCCTTGCTTTGGTTGGTCTGCTCAAGAGCTGTTGGGCTGGATCCACTACGGCGGCGGCATGGAACTGTTCAACGAATTGATGGGCGGCCTTGGCCTTAACTTGGTCAGCTTCTTCAATAGCCCAATGCCTGCACAACCAATGGGCTGGTTCAAAGAAGAAATCAAAGATGCTTCCCAATTGAAGGGTCTTAAGTACCGGACTGTTGGTCTGGCTGCTGACGTTCTTGCAGTTATGGGAATGTCTGTTGTTCAATTGCCAGGTGGTGAAATTCAGCCAGCTATGAAATCTGGTTTGATTGATGCTGCTGAATTCAACAACCCGACTTCTGATAAAGACTTCGGCATGCAAGATGTCTCCAAGCACTATCATCTTGCCAGCTTCCACCAGTCACAAGAAGCGTTTGAAATCACCTTCAACAAGAAGATGTACAACAGACTGCCGAAAGAGCATCAAAGCATTCTGAAATACGCTTCAGAAGCTGAAAACTCAAACTTCTATTGGCACAACACCCTTCGCTATGCAGACGACTTGGTCAGCTTGAAAGAAAAGAGCGGCGTCAACGTCTACCGGACACCTGATTCTGTTATGTCCGCACAGCTTAAGGCTTGGGATGTTGTTGTTGATCGGATTTCCAAAGAAGATCCTTTCTTTGCGAAAGTCGTAAAATCACAAAAAGACTATGCGAAGAAAGTCATGAATTATCTGCTTCTGAACCAGCCTGATTATGGCTTGGCTTATAAGCATCACTTCGGTTAA